Proteins encoded within one genomic window of Nordella sp. HKS 07:
- a CDS encoding FAD-dependent monooxygenase, which produces MDKADILIAGAALNGLAAAVALAGPKALRPLDILILDQADPTKYARDTFDGRASAITASSRRMLDALGVWEAILPHAQPMRDIIITDSKLGATARPALLHFGEEDHGGEPSAHMVENRHLYGALLDAALASPTVRFRTDTRIASYSFGPGFVSIGTEAGDIAKASLLIAADGRASPARKAAGIATSGWSYDQTGIVTTVAHERPHNGRAEEHFLPSGPFAILPLPNNRSSLVWTERSDDARRIIALDDQAFLAELSRRFGGHLGEIEVVGPRHAYPLSMQIAQSFTAERLALIGDAAHVVHPIAGLGFNLGLRDVAALAESIAEAVKLGLDPGSASVLETYARWRRFDTVITAMATDGLTRLFSNDNPALRALRGVGLRAAGSVGALKGFFMREAAGETGHVPKLLRGEAV; this is translated from the coding sequence ATGGACAAAGCCGACATTCTGATCGCGGGAGCGGCCCTCAACGGACTTGCGGCGGCCGTGGCGCTGGCCGGGCCGAAAGCGCTCCGGCCGCTCGACATCCTGATCCTCGATCAGGCCGATCCGACCAAATACGCGCGTGACACGTTCGACGGCCGCGCCTCGGCCATCACCGCCTCGTCGCGGCGCATGCTGGACGCGCTCGGTGTGTGGGAGGCGATCCTTCCCCATGCCCAGCCCATGCGCGACATCATCATCACCGACTCGAAGCTCGGCGCCACGGCGCGACCGGCGCTGCTGCATTTCGGCGAGGAAGATCACGGCGGCGAACCCTCCGCCCACATGGTCGAGAACCGCCATCTCTATGGCGCGCTGCTCGACGCGGCGCTCGCTTCGCCGACGGTCCGGTTCAGGACGGACACGCGCATCGCATCCTACAGCTTCGGACCGGGATTTGTGAGCATCGGCACCGAAGCCGGCGATATCGCCAAGGCTTCGCTTCTCATCGCCGCCGACGGCCGCGCCTCCCCCGCCCGCAAGGCGGCCGGCATCGCGACCTCTGGCTGGTCGTATGACCAGACCGGCATCGTCACCACCGTCGCGCATGAAAGGCCGCATAACGGCCGCGCCGAGGAGCATTTCCTCCCCTCCGGCCCCTTCGCCATCCTGCCCTTGCCGAACAATCGCAGCTCGCTGGTGTGGACCGAGCGCAGCGACGACGCCAGGCGCATCATCGCGCTCGACGATCAGGCCTTTCTGGCCGAGCTCTCCCGCCGCTTCGGCGGCCATCTGGGCGAGATCGAAGTGGTCGGCCCGCGCCACGCTTATCCGCTCTCCATGCAGATCGCCCAGTCCTTCACGGCTGAGAGGCTGGCGCTTATCGGCGATGCGGCGCATGTCGTCCATCCGATCGCCGGGCTGGGCTTCAATCTGGGGCTGCGCGATGTCGCCGCTTTGGCGGAGAGCATCGCCGAGGCGGTGAAGCTCGGCCTCGATCCGGGATCGGCCTCCGTGCTCGAAACCTATGCGCGCTGGCGCCGCTTCGACACGGTGATTACGGCGATGGCGACCGACGGACTGACCAGGCTCTTCTCGAACGACAATCCGGCGCTGAGGGCGTTGCGTGGCGTCGGCCTGCGCGCCGCCGGCAGCGTCGGGGCGCTCAAAGGTTTCTTCATGCGCGAAGCGGCGGGCGAGACCGGCCATGTGCCGAAGCTCTTGCGGGGCGAGGCGGTATAG
- a CDS encoding P-II family nitrogen regulator: MKYIIAVVKPHKLDEVREALASIGIQGITVTEVKGHGRQGGHTEFYRGAEYAVTFVPKVKIEIAIDSALSPRVVETIRRAGETGQIGDGKIFVLPLEEAVRIRTGEVGNDAL; the protein is encoded by the coding sequence GTGAAGTATATTATTGCCGTCGTCAAACCCCATAAGCTCGACGAGGTCCGCGAGGCCCTGGCCTCGATCGGGATCCAGGGGATTACCGTCACCGAAGTGAAGGGCCATGGCCGGCAGGGCGGCCATACCGAATTCTACCGCGGCGCCGAATATGCCGTGACCTTCGTGCCGAAGGTCAAGATCGAGATCGCCATCGACAGCGCCTTGAGCCCGCGCGTCGTCGAAACCATCCGCAGGGCCGGCGAGACCGGCCAGATCGGCGACGGCAAGATCTTCGTGCTCCCTCTCGAAGAGGCGGTGCGTATTCGCACCGGCGAGGTCGGCAACGATGCGCTGTGA
- a CDS encoding ammonium transporter, whose amino-acid sequence MTLRAFSRRRLALPALGLALAGLLPGGAAQAAATVNKGDTAWMLIATILVILMTIPGLALFYGGLVRAKNVLSVLTQVFLCFSLIGILWVIYGYSIAFTGGTAFFGGLSKFFLAGVDITTLAATFSKEVYVPELTYVMFQLTFAAITPALIVGAFAERMKFSAVLLFLVLWFTFAYLPMAHMVWFWAGPDAYTLSSDNIDAVKAAVGEQAAADFLGRLTAATDDAAKAAVLADYGAAVNASNGWLFNWGAIDFAGGTVVHINAGIAGLVCALVLGKRVGYGKDAMAPHSLTLTLIGAALLWVGWYGFNAGSNLEANGLTALVVLNTTIATGAAALAWTFGEWVTRGHPSLLGAASGAVAGLVAITPACGWVGPAAAIIIGIIAGLVCLWAVVWMKAKFGYDDSLDVFGVHGVGGIVGAILTGIFVNPTLGGMGVTDYLSLDTSSKVAEYAFGAQMTAQIVAVLTAIVVSGVVSFAALMVCKAVTGLRVSESQEREGLDIASHGERAYN is encoded by the coding sequence ATGACACTCCGTGCGTTTTCACGGCGCAGGCTGGCCCTGCCCGCACTCGGCCTGGCGCTGGCCGGCCTCCTCCCGGGCGGCGCGGCGCAAGCCGCCGCCACCGTCAACAAGGGCGACACGGCATGGATGCTCATCGCCACCATACTGGTGATCCTGATGACTATACCGGGTCTCGCTCTCTTCTATGGCGGCCTGGTGCGCGCCAAGAACGTACTGTCGGTCCTGACCCAGGTCTTCCTCTGCTTCTCGCTCATCGGCATTCTCTGGGTGATCTACGGCTATTCGATCGCCTTCACCGGCGGCACAGCCTTCTTCGGCGGCTTGTCAAAGTTCTTTCTCGCCGGCGTCGACATCACCACGCTCGCCGCCACCTTCTCGAAGGAAGTCTATGTGCCGGAGCTCACCTACGTGATGTTTCAGCTCACCTTCGCGGCGATCACGCCGGCGCTTATCGTCGGCGCCTTCGCCGAGCGCATGAAGTTCTCCGCCGTGCTGCTCTTCCTCGTCCTGTGGTTCACCTTCGCCTATCTGCCGATGGCGCATATGGTGTGGTTCTGGGCGGGGCCGGACGCCTACACGCTCTCGTCCGACAATATCGACGCGGTGAAGGCGGCGGTCGGCGAGCAGGCGGCGGCGGATTTCCTCGGCCGTCTCACTGCCGCGACCGATGATGCGGCAAAGGCCGCAGTGCTCGCCGATTACGGCGCGGCTGTGAATGCATCGAATGGCTGGCTCTTCAACTGGGGCGCCATCGATTTCGCCGGCGGCACCGTCGTGCACATCAATGCCGGCATCGCCGGCCTCGTCTGCGCGCTGGTCCTCGGCAAGCGCGTCGGCTACGGCAAGGACGCCATGGCGCCGCACAGCCTCACTTTGACCCTGATCGGCGCCGCGCTGCTCTGGGTCGGCTGGTATGGCTTCAATGCCGGCTCCAATCTCGAGGCGAACGGCCTCACCGCTCTCGTCGTCCTCAACACGACGATCGCCACCGGCGCCGCCGCACTCGCCTGGACCTTCGGCGAATGGGTGACACGCGGCCATCCGAGTCTGCTCGGCGCGGCTTCGGGCGCGGTGGCGGGACTCGTCGCCATCACGCCTGCCTGCGGCTGGGTAGGGCCGGCGGCGGCCATCATCATCGGCATCATCGCCGGCCTCGTCTGCCTGTGGGCCGTCGTCTGGATGAAGGCGAAGTTCGGTTATGATGATTCGCTCGACGTGTTCGGCGTTCACGGCGTCGGCGGTATTGTCGGGGCCATCCTCACCGGCATATTCGTCAATCCGACGCTGGGCGGCATGGGCGTCACCGACTATCTCAGCCTCGATACGTCCTCCAAGGTCGCCGAGTATGCCTTCGGCGCGCAGATGACGGCGCAGATCGTCGCGGTGCTAACCGCCATTGTGGTGTCGGGCGTGGTGAGCTTTGCCGCGCTGATGGTATGCAAGGCCGTCACGGGCCTGCGTGTCTCGGAAAGCCAGGAGCGCGAGGGCCTCGACATCGCGTCGCATGGCGAGCGCGCCTATAACTGA
- a CDS encoding DNA translocase FtsK, translating to MAIEQPIDTDDGAVPAAIRRFLRNRLMEFIGFLSFALCVAVGVALATWSPADPSFSRAIDGEPRNLLGYPGAVISDQLMQLFGLGVIAVMALPLLWSMRLMTHHPVIRPVRSVFAWILFVICFSAFLAMMPAPQAFALEAGFGGQTGEVLKSALLAVLNLGFKGFFASLVAAALFGAGAVLTGAKAVGLTRSDGALSAAIGYYIRCGVHSLWGLLRNLYQRWRMHRELKAQDKAFQARQAAASAPARKSQARVEPRLDGAGKTRRKVDDRQDNPPWLKLPAAEAEEDIDIELEEEQAAGEPIDEEVEDDMDEAPVAASRRVSPRADPVIKQAKPGKKQRAASDYELPALTLLAEPKKNTRAVDLSPEVLEQNARALEGVLEDFGVRGQIVNVRPGPVVTLYELEPAPGIKSSRVISLADDIARSMSAISARVAVVSGRNAIGIELPNPKRETVYLRELLGSEAFEKTNQNLAMALGKNIGGEPVFADLARMPHLLIAGTTGSGKSVGINTMILSLLYRHTPDRCKLIMIDPKMLELSVYEGIPHLLAPVVTDPRKAVVALKWAVREMEDRYRKMSKVGVRNIDGFNARLEQAREKGEAMSRTVQTGFDPETGEPIFEREEMDMSAMPYIVVIIDEMADLMMVAGKDIEGAVQRLAQMARAAGIHVVMATQRPSVDVITGTIKANFPTRISFQVTSKIDSRTILGEQGAEQLLGQGDMLYMAGGGRISRLHGPFVSDDEVEKIVRSLKRQGAPEYIEAITEEPEEGAYGEPGASGGSGEGSGSGDDLYDQAVAVVLRDKKVSTSYIQRRLQIGYNKAASLIERMEKEGLISAANATGKREILVPGDSARA from the coding sequence ATGGCAATCGAGCAACCAATCGACACGGACGACGGTGCCGTACCGGCGGCCATACGCCGGTTCCTGCGTAACCGCCTGATGGAGTTCATCGGCTTCCTGAGCTTCGCGCTGTGCGTCGCGGTCGGCGTGGCGCTCGCCACCTGGTCGCCGGCCGATCCGTCCTTCAGCCGCGCCATCGACGGCGAGCCGCGCAACCTGCTCGGCTATCCGGGCGCGGTGATCTCCGACCAGCTCATGCAGCTTTTCGGCCTCGGCGTCATCGCGGTGATGGCGCTGCCCCTGTTGTGGAGCATGCGGCTGATGACGCATCATCCGGTCATCCGTCCGGTGCGTTCCGTCTTTGCCTGGATCCTGTTCGTCATCTGCTTCTCCGCCTTCCTCGCCATGATGCCGGCGCCGCAGGCTTTCGCGCTCGAGGCGGGTTTCGGCGGCCAGACCGGCGAGGTGCTGAAATCGGCGCTGCTCGCCGTGCTCAATCTCGGCTTCAAGGGTTTCTTCGCATCGCTCGTCGCCGCCGCGCTGTTCGGCGCCGGCGCCGTCCTGACCGGCGCCAAGGCGGTGGGACTGACCCGCTCGGACGGCGCATTGTCGGCGGCAATCGGCTATTACATCCGCTGTGGCGTCCACAGCCTGTGGGGCTTGCTGCGTAATCTCTATCAGCGCTGGCGCATGCATCGCGAGCTGAAGGCGCAGGACAAAGCCTTCCAGGCGCGCCAGGCCGCTGCTTCAGCTCCCGCCCGCAAGTCGCAGGCGCGCGTCGAGCCGCGTCTCGATGGCGCCGGCAAGACGAGGCGCAAAGTCGACGACAGGCAGGACAACCCGCCCTGGCTCAAGCTGCCTGCCGCCGAGGCGGAAGAGGACATCGACATCGAGCTGGAGGAGGAACAGGCAGCGGGCGAGCCGATCGACGAAGAAGTCGAGGACGACATGGACGAGGCGCCGGTCGCGGCCTCGCGCCGGGTCAGCCCGCGCGCCGATCCGGTCATCAAGCAGGCGAAGCCCGGCAAGAAGCAGCGGGCCGCCAGCGATTACGAGCTTCCCGCGCTGACGCTTCTTGCCGAGCCAAAGAAGAACACCCGCGCCGTCGACCTGTCGCCGGAGGTGCTGGAGCAGAATGCCAGGGCGCTCGAAGGCGTGCTCGAGGATTTCGGCGTCAGGGGCCAGATCGTCAATGTGAGGCCGGGTCCGGTCGTCACGCTCTATGAGCTCGAGCCCGCGCCCGGCATCAAATCCTCGCGCGTCATCAGCCTCGCCGACGACATCGCGCGCTCGATGAGCGCCATCTCGGCCCGCGTCGCCGTCGTGTCGGGGCGCAATGCCATCGGCATCGAGCTGCCCAACCCGAAGCGCGAGACCGTGTATCTGCGCGAGCTTCTGGGCTCCGAGGCGTTCGAGAAGACCAATCAGAACCTGGCCATGGCGCTTGGCAAGAATATCGGCGGCGAGCCGGTCTTCGCCGATCTCGCGCGCATGCCGCATCTGCTCATCGCCGGCACCACCGGCTCCGGCAAGTCGGTCGGCATCAACACGATGATCCTGTCGCTGCTCTATCGCCATACGCCGGACCGCTGCAAGCTGATCATGATCGATCCGAAGATGCTCGAGCTCTCGGTCTATGAAGGCATTCCGCATCTCCTGGCGCCGGTCGTCACCGATCCGCGCAAGGCGGTGGTGGCGCTCAAATGGGCGGTGCGTGAGATGGAAGACCGGTACCGCAAGATGTCGAAGGTCGGGGTGCGCAATATCGACGGCTTCAATGCCAGGCTCGAGCAGGCGCGCGAGAAGGGCGAGGCGATGTCGCGCACCGTGCAGACCGGCTTCGATCCGGAGACCGGCGAGCCCATCTTCGAGCGCGAGGAAATGGATATGTCGGCGATGCCTTACATCGTCGTCATCATCGACGAGATGGCCGATCTCATGATGGTGGCGGGCAAGGACATCGAAGGCGCGGTGCAGCGTCTGGCGCAGATGGCGCGCGCCGCCGGCATCCATGTCGTCATGGCGACCCAGCGTCCGTCCGTCGACGTCATCACCGGCACGATCAAGGCGAATTTCCCGACCCGCATTTCCTTCCAGGTGACCTCGAAGATCGACAGCCGCACCATTCTGGGCGAGCAGGGCGCCGAGCAGCTCTTGGGCCAGGGTGACATGCTCTATATGGCGGGCGGCGGACGCATCTCGCGCCTGCATGGTCCCTTCGTCTCGGACGACGAGGTGGAGAAGATCGTGCGCTCGCTGAAGAGGCAGGGTGCCCCGGAATATATCGAGGCGATCACCGAGGAGCCGGAAGAGGGCGCCTATGGTGAGCCGGGGGCTTCGGGTGGTTCCGGCGAAGGCAGCGGCTCTGGCGACGATCTCTACGACCAGGCTGTCGCAGTGGTCTTGCGCGACAAGAAGGTGTCCACCAGCTATATCCAGCGCCGTCTGCAGATCGGCTACAATAAAGCCGCGAGCCTCATTGAGCGCATGGAGAAGGAAGGCCTGATCTCGGCCGCCAACGCCACCGGCAAACGCGAAATCCTGGTTCCGGGCGACAGTGCCCGGGCCTGA
- a CDS encoding outer membrane lipoprotein carrier protein LolA, translating to MKKLFSRNFIGLAAAAALGAMIVVAGPAGAAKSDDLTADQSARVKEVANYIQGFRTLQGEFTQVSSKGNVSKGVFVLAKPGKMRFEYAAPNPFIIVSDGTWVTIKNREKEKFEEYPLSQTPLRLVLDDDIDLLQEANILGVDTKDGLTTITLQDRKKTVPGHLILVYDDNRKELQQWVVVDGQGRRTTVSLENIVTGVKADPKLFSIQVRRLKDRRN from the coding sequence GTGAAGAAACTCTTCAGCAGGAATTTTATCGGCCTCGCCGCCGCGGCCGCCCTCGGCGCCATGATCGTGGTCGCAGGTCCCGCCGGTGCGGCGAAATCCGACGACCTCACCGCCGACCAGTCGGCTCGGGTGAAGGAAGTCGCCAATTATATTCAGGGATTCCGGACCCTTCAGGGTGAGTTCACGCAGGTGAGCTCGAAGGGCAATGTGTCGAAGGGCGTTTTCGTTCTGGCCAAGCCCGGCAAGATGCGGTTCGAATATGCCGCCCCCAACCCCTTCATCATCGTGTCGGACGGTACCTGGGTGACGATCAAGAATCGCGAGAAGGAGAAATTCGAGGAATATCCTCTCTCGCAGACACCGCTCCGCCTGGTGCTTGATGACGACATCGATCTTCTGCAGGAAGCGAATATCCTCGGCGTCGACACCAAGGACGGGCTCACCACCATCACCTTGCAGGATCGCAAGAAGACCGTGCCCGGCCATTTGATCCTGGTTTACGACGACAACCGCAAGGAGCTGCAACAGTGGGTGGTTGTCGACGGGCAGGGCCGGCGGACGACTGTTTCGCTCGAAAACATCGTCACCGGCGTCAAGGCCGATCCTAAATTATTTTCAATCCAAGTCCGTCGCCTGAAAGACAGACGCAATTGA
- a CDS encoding exodeoxyribonuclease III: protein MKKLKIATWNINSVRLRIGLVCRLLKEHSPDVLCLQETKCPPGQFPSSPLKELGYTHIAESGQAGYHGVAIVSRLPLNQIAVRSFCQKQDCRHIAAVIGEREPIIIHNLYVPAGGDEPDRTINEKFGHKLDFVAELEHWFGNGSVPEKHHGIVVGDLNIAPLENDVWSHKQLLKIVSHTPVETTGLIQAQKAGNWVDLIRQHIPAEEKVYTWWSYRAHDWELSNRGRRLDHIWATPDLAKRSKGIEILREARGWTQPSDHVPVMATVGLS, encoded by the coding sequence ATGAAAAAGCTCAAAATCGCCACCTGGAACATCAATTCCGTCCGCCTGCGCATCGGTCTGGTCTGCCGCCTGCTCAAGGAACACAGCCCTGACGTCCTGTGCCTGCAGGAAACCAAATGTCCGCCGGGCCAGTTTCCCTCCTCCCCGCTAAAGGAACTCGGCTACACGCATATCGCCGAGTCCGGCCAGGCCGGCTATCATGGCGTCGCCATCGTCTCGCGCCTGCCGCTCAACCAGATCGCGGTGCGTTCCTTCTGCCAGAAGCAGGATTGCCGGCACATCGCCGCCGTGATCGGCGAGCGCGAGCCGATCATCATCCACAATCTCTATGTTCCGGCGGGCGGCGACGAGCCTGATCGCACCATCAACGAGAAATTCGGCCACAAACTCGATTTCGTCGCCGAGCTCGAGCATTGGTTCGGCAACGGCTCGGTGCCCGAGAAACATCACGGGATCGTGGTCGGCGATCTTAATATCGCGCCGCTCGAAAACGATGTCTGGTCGCACAAGCAGCTGCTGAAGATCGTCAGCCACACACCGGTGGAGACGACGGGCCTCATCCAGGCTCAGAAGGCCGGCAACTGGGTCGATCTGATCCGCCAGCACATCCCGGCCGAGGAGAAAGTCTATACCTGGTGGAGCTACCGCGCCCATGACTGGGAGTTGTCCAATCGCGGCCGCCGGCTCGACCATATCTGGGCGACACCCGATCTGGCGAAGCGCAGCAAGGGGATCGAGATCCTGCGCGAGGCGCGCGGCTGGACGCAGCCTTCGGATCATGTCCCGGTGATGGCGACGGTCGGGCTCAGCTGA